Genomic segment of Engystomops pustulosus chromosome 8, aEngPut4.maternal, whole genome shotgun sequence:
ccgtttttggtccatttttagtttgtgcgttttcagattgtaaaaaacgcatgcatttttgaaaatctgagctgagctgctgtatctaagctgccattatagaggtatctaccatatatAGAGCTGAGATGGTGTATCTaggctgccattatagagggatCAAGCATACACAGAACTAAGttcctgtatctaagctgccattatacagaTATTTACTATATAGGGAgataagctgctgtatctaagctactatTATAGAGGGATCAACCATATATAGAACcaagctactgtatctaagctgccactatAGAGGGATCAAACATACACAGAACCGAGCTGCTGTATCTTAGCTGTCGTTATACAGGTATCTAACAGCTGCTAACGTTAGTAAAGTTTTAtggatatgaatatatatatattttggaggGGGCGCAGTAGATAAACACATAACTTGGGAACAGGGGAgattttatcagaagtgtcagagcaaaactgttctagttactcatggcaaccaatcagagctcagctttcattttcccacagcagattATAAAAaggaagctgagctctaattggctgCCATGAGCAAGTGGAACAGTTTTGATCTCAAACACTATCTCTCATAACCGAATAAAAGGAAGGACCCTGAAAACTATAAAACATCAGCACATTCCTGAGATTTCACAGCAGAAGCTTCTGAAAATCAAAGTTTTTATGTGCGGAGGGTCGGGGCGGCCGCTGACTGTGGATTTGAAACACTTGGTTGCCTCGGGCGGCAGTGAGGCGGCTGCAGTTCACAGGTGCTACATTTCTATGTGGCAGAATAGGGAAAAGAATTGACTCCCCAGCCGCCCAGTACTTTTTTTCAAACCTTGTGTTGTCTGATCAACCATATCACTGTCATGCTAGGAAGGAGGGCACAGAAACCCCACGGTCCTAACACAGATTTCACGCTGCATTCGTCAAAATCCTAAAATAGAAAGATCTCACCTGAGCACCCGAGTTTGAtaaatatctataactttttcattttcctcCCTGTTAGCATGAAAGAACTTTCAAACTTACTTGCTTTGTATCTTTATTACAATGTTATTGCAGACATTTTGGCAAATATTACAGTTTAGCTCCGATTTGAGTTAACACTGTAATACCAGACAAAACCTTAAGAGAAGGGTGGCACTGTTTTGCACAGGTTGCATCTCCTACAGCATTAAAATCCTATCTGCCATAGTTTTAATGTTGAATCCTTCTTTTCTCTGTAGTTTGAAGCCTCCTGTCCtcatggactgtgtcctggatGGAGCCTGATCATAAAGGGAGAGACAAGTTCTACTGAGAATGAGTAAGATTACCTTCTACACCCCACAGGTCATAGATAGTAAGCTCTTCACCATATCAGTGTCTCCTCAAAGCATAGAGCAAACCTGACTCCAAATGATGTGTTATGGTGTATCCCTTCAAGGGCCATAGATCAGTTACATAGTTGCAAATCCCTTTGTGAAGTTAAATAATAGCATTCCTGCTGACTacagctgccactagggggagcttttcCAAAGAGGAATACATTTGTATTGACATTGTTACATGCAAAAAgaaatccccccctcccccccccccccccagcaaaaaTTGTacatctcctctcctgtctccggATCTTTGCACAGCTCCAAAAAATTGCCTAGTTGTGGGGAAAATTATaacattttgccattttgccacaaGGTGGAGCTAAGGATCTTACAGTATAGTTCTATACATGCAAaaactcctgagctcctcctagtggtggtgtaaggTACACAAAATTTTTATACTAGGGCATTCTCTCCCATGGCTGGATAAACTATGCAGATATTATTGTTTAAGGTGGTGTAGAAAGTGGACATAAGGAGAGACCTTATGATgggtacagtaatacacatactcTCCTTGCAGATTTTTACCTTTCCTTTTCTGCACAGCTTTGAAATCAACTTCCTCTCGGACTCCGGGGACCAGATTGCTTTCCATTTTAATCCTCGTTTTTCTGAGGGAAGCATTATCTGCAATTCCTTCTTGTCAAGCCACTGGGGTCAGGAGGAACGTACGGATACCTTTCCCATGGAAGCCAATGAGCCTTTCCAGGTAAGAATAGACTGAAGGAAGTCCTTGCTTTATGTATCAGCATTGATAATAATAGAAACACACCGTGTTGCAAATAAACACGGTCAAATatctgaatacccctttaagtttaaagtGAAGGCTTGGCCTGCTCCCCatgtctcttctcagcatgtcatgtgaccagagagaCATCATCGCAGAtcttttagcctcctaacattaacaAACTGTGCATCATGCatatatctaatcacatgaaatcactgcagccTCAATGGATTTCCACTCCTCCCCATccgccatggaggctgctgtgatttcatgtgatcagatacatacatcggTGAGATCTTGCAGATGTCACAGGAcctatgatgatgtcatcctcgtcacatgactttaagAGCCCAACATACATAGCCATATAACAGTAGATCatagcctgtcaatcaggaacaaggaggcaatgCAAGTGAAATTTACTATGCAGGACTTACTTAGTgtgatggactcacatcaggtgagttgcatataagtttacaaactgattttgtaacattgcagccatgggaaggaactatttagggataagggcaatgttttgtgatcatagtttttaatgaaacctttattttgggtgggttaatttgcatgacaggttctctattCATACAATTTCATCTGACATAACACTAATTTCTATCTTTTCTTCTAGATTGAAATCTTCTCAGACAGAGAGAATTTCCAGGTTTATATAGATGACAGTAAGATCATCCAGTACCGGCACCGTATGAAACATTTTGCCATCATAACCAAAGTGCAGATTCTCAATGACATCAATCTTTCCTCCGTGGAGCTCACACGGCGAGAGATGTACGACTAGCGGGCGACCAGAGCACTGACCACGTCTTCACGTGGCTTCATAGATTCTTCACTGCCACCAGCTGTAGTAtagcgatgatgatgatgaagatatTCCTTCGGCTCCCTGCTTGGAATTCTTGATAGATATAGAGGGCCGTTCTGTGTTAGGGATATAGTTACAGTCTACATGTTTACAATGGATGAATAGCGGAACATTCCAAACTAGAAATATGATATTAATAAAGTGACCAGTGTCATTATGCATCAATACTTCATAATAAACTAAGAAATTAAAGGAGCACTCCACCCAAAAATATCCCATCTGTTCCATTATGATATTCTATTTTCTTCTCACCTGTTCTTTTTGTTAAGGTATCTAACCCTAAATATCACATTGCAATGCTAGTGAATCTCCCTATGGGGTCCCACTTTTTctacttattttatttatttaaggaCTGTACCAAGCAAGAGTTCTCCACAAGGGGACAAAACTCCTACCCCTGTTATTTATAATAATCAGACAGGCTCCAATCACAAAGTTATAAAAATGGAGTTTAcatctcagcctccctgactgtatacttatcaTATAGAGAATATGTATAATCACAGAGCACTTCCAGCTATCAGACGTAGTTttgtgtcttaaagggaacctgtcaccaggagacccattttagcactcccccggtccccacagagcatagtacatacaccgccaaagtgtttttgtattaaaaataggttttacagaaaaaaagatgttatattgtacctttcattagcatctgctgtgtgatgcCTATTGCCTAGGATACCACAGGataccattaaagggaacctgtcaccaggacacCCATTTTTAgtgctcccccagtccccacagagcatagtacatacactgccaaagtgtttttgtataaaaaataggttttacagaaaaaaaaggtattttatattgtacctttcattagcatctggtgtgtgactaggcagttgcctattgggaggggctggaaaggagc
This window contains:
- the GRIFIN gene encoding grifin, producing the protein MALKFEASCPHGLCPGWSLIIKGETSSTENDFEINFLSDSGDQIAFHFNPRFSEGSIICNSFLSSHWGQEERTDTFPMEANEPFQIEIFSDRENFQVYIDDSKIIQYRHRMKHFAIITKVQILNDINLSSVELTRREMYD